A single Sulfurospirillum tamanense DNA region contains:
- the rplS gene encoding 50S ribosomal protein L19 — protein MRNKYIDAFENAQVASKNVPDFRAGDTLRVAVMIKEGEKQRVQNFEGVCIARRGTGTGETFIIRKIGANSVGVERIFPIFSDSIQDITVLRRGRVRRAKLFYLRGLRGKSARIKELKRPQ, from the coding sequence ATGAGAAATAAATATATCGACGCATTTGAAAACGCACAAGTTGCAAGTAAAAACGTCCCAGATTTTAGAGCAGGGGATACCCTTCGCGTCGCCGTTATGATTAAAGAAGGCGAAAAGCAACGGGTTCAAAATTTTGAAGGCGTGTGTATCGCACGTCGTGGAACAGGTACGGGCGAGACGTTTATTATCCGTAAAATTGGTGCAAACAGCGTTGGTGTTGAGCGTATTTTCCCTATCTTTAGTGACAGTATCCAAGACATTACAGTGCTTCGCCGCGGCCGTGTACGCCGTGCAAAACTCTTTTATCTTCGTGGACTTCGCGGTAAGTCTGCACGTATTAAAGAGCTCAAGCGCCCTCAGTAG
- a CDS encoding PhoH family protein, translating to MADKIYVVDTNIILQNLQNIKNLSQEGKNIVVVPETVLIELEDKKRLMDELGYQAREFARFIAEAKVKEVDHENDYKVVKMFHDPHQIHLIAKSHYEAAIEYNHTSESNDKRIIEVAEVAREYYKGHKVIFVSIDVYARIFGLFKNIKTESLHEDRSEVPKQQFFKSIQTTSAVLNEAIYKPITCLDPQYRPDNFCYEFIVEDGSKVYGLIFNEMLQIVSELDFRGMKVKPVNTRQKFFMKAILSNVYNLLVIDAKAGSGKTLIALASAMRLVDKGHYDKIVYVRNSIESLDRGADVGYLSGNDEKFRIYNMALYDTLEFIAKKALKRNENKDDADAISSKIVELSQKYRIEKLWPGEARGRTLSDAVVIMDEWQNSSENTTQLILSRLDNSCMAIVIGSNRQIDNPYLNKYNNGLTSLLKLTAQQHDELNMFAIDLQKAVRGRFAEFSERVYENKKH from the coding sequence ATGGCAGACAAAATCTACGTCGTTGACACCAATATCATCCTCCAAAACCTCCAAAACATTAAAAACCTCTCCCAAGAAGGCAAAAATATCGTTGTTGTTCCTGAGACCGTACTTATTGAGCTTGAAGATAAAAAGCGCTTAATGGACGAGCTTGGGTATCAAGCAAGAGAGTTTGCGCGTTTTATTGCTGAAGCAAAAGTTAAAGAAGTGGATCATGAAAACGACTACAAAGTCGTCAAGATGTTTCATGACCCGCACCAAATTCATCTTATTGCAAAATCGCATTATGAGGCTGCGATTGAATATAACCACACCTCTGAAAGCAATGATAAACGGATTATCGAAGTAGCCGAAGTGGCGCGTGAATACTATAAAGGGCATAAGGTCATTTTTGTTTCCATTGATGTGTACGCGCGAATTTTCGGACTCTTTAAAAACATTAAAACCGAATCCTTGCACGAAGACCGCTCCGAGGTGCCAAAGCAACAGTTTTTCAAAAGCATCCAAACCACCTCAGCCGTTTTAAATGAAGCCATTTACAAACCCATCACTTGCCTTGACCCCCAGTACCGACCTGACAATTTTTGCTATGAGTTTATCGTGGAGGACGGCAGTAAGGTGTATGGATTAATCTTTAACGAGATGCTTCAAATAGTAAGTGAATTGGATTTTCGCGGTATGAAAGTTAAGCCTGTCAACACCCGTCAGAAATTTTTTATGAAAGCCATTTTGAGCAATGTGTATAATTTGCTTGTGATTGATGCCAAAGCAGGAAGTGGTAAAACCCTGATTGCGCTAGCCTCAGCAATGCGTCTTGTCGACAAGGGCCATTATGACAAGATTGTCTATGTGCGAAATTCCATCGAAAGCCTTGACCGTGGTGCGGACGTGGGATACCTTTCGGGGAATGATGAAAAGTTTCGTATTTATAACATGGCCCTGTATGATACGCTGGAGTTTATTGCCAAAAAGGCACTTAAGCGCAACGAAAATAAAGACGACGCCGACGCTATTAGTTCTAAGATCGTGGAGCTTTCCCAAAAATACCGCATCGAAAAATTGTGGCCAGGAGAGGCACGTGGACGCACTCTTAGTGACGCTGTGGTGATTATGGATGAGTGGCAAAACAGCTCAGAAAACACCACACAGCTGATTCTCTCGCGGCTAGATAATTCGTGCATGGCCATTGTGATTGGCTCCAACCGTCAAATCGACAATCCGTATCTTAATAAATACAACAATGGCCTTACGAGTTTACTAAAGCTTACTGCACAACAACACGACGAGCTTAATATGTTTGCTATTGACCTGCAAAAAGCCGTGCGCGGGCGTTTTGCAGAATTTAGCGAACGGGTGTACGAAAACAAAAAACATTAA
- a CDS encoding aminotransferase-like domain-containing protein, with translation MKLSYGASRINHSFVRNILALTQKPGVISFAGGLPDPSLFPLTPIKKAVETLMESVDVSLFQYGPTQGYLPLREALASEYQHKDIRAQAKDILITSGSQQGLDLACRALMNPKDAIVVESPTYLAALQLFRSHEANIHSVGITHEGPDIQALETLFQTNTIRFFYTIPTFQNPTGFTCNALLRRKVAALAKQYGVWIIEDDPYGALRYEGTTPPSYASLYPEGTIVLGTASKVAAPDFRLGWLYGPQEALEACIKFKECTDLQSSYFFQRVLHEMMTNDTLRTHQKRLKRAYMEKRNIMVNTLKEHFKEALHVEVPEGGMFVWASLNDGRDTMALFHEAIKHHVAFVPGSVFFPCGGGQNTMRLNFTHTSHEKIDEGVARLKKAYTLF, from the coding sequence ATGAAACTTTCTTATGGGGCATCTCGCATCAACCACTCTTTTGTGCGCAACATCTTGGCGCTCACCCAAAAACCAGGCGTCATCTCCTTTGCAGGAGGTTTACCCGACCCCTCTCTTTTTCCCCTCACCCCTATTAAAAAAGCTGTCGAAACACTCATGGAAAGCGTAGATGTTTCTTTGTTTCAATACGGTCCCACACAAGGGTATTTGCCCTTGCGCGAAGCTCTTGCATCGGAATATCAACACAAAGATATACGCGCACAAGCAAAGGACATTCTCATTACCTCAGGTAGCCAACAGGGGCTAGATTTGGCCTGTCGCGCCCTCATGAATCCCAAAGATGCCATCGTGGTTGAATCGCCCACTTATTTGGCCGCCTTACAGCTCTTTCGCTCCCACGAAGCTAATATTCACAGCGTTGGAATCACCCACGAAGGTCCAGATATTCAGGCGCTTGAAACACTGTTTCAAACAAATACAATACGGTTTTTCTACACCATCCCCACCTTTCAAAACCCCACAGGCTTTACATGTAACGCACTATTGCGCCGTAAAGTGGCTGCGTTAGCAAAACAATATGGGGTATGGATTATCGAAGATGACCCTTACGGTGCCTTGCGTTACGAGGGCACCACGCCACCTTCTTACGCCTCGCTTTATCCAGAAGGCACAATTGTTTTGGGCACCGCCTCTAAGGTTGCGGCTCCCGATTTTAGGCTTGGTTGGCTTTATGGCCCCCAAGAAGCACTGGAAGCCTGTATTAAATTCAAAGAGTGCACGGACTTGCAAAGCAGTTATTTTTTTCAGCGCGTGTTGCATGAGATGATGACTAATGACACCTTGCGCACCCACCAAAAAAGGCTTAAACGCGCCTACATGGAAAAACGCAACATCATGGTCAACACACTCAAAGAACACTTCAAAGAAGCCTTACATGTAGAGGTGCCAGAAGGCGGAATGTTTGTCTGGGCTAGCTTAAACGATGGGCGCGATACCATGGCCTTGTTTCATGAGGCCATCAAACATCACGTGGCTTTTGTACCAGGGTCTGTGTTTTTCCCTTGCGGAGGTGGGCAAAATACCATGCGGTTGAATTTCACCCACACAAGCCACGAAAAGATTGACGAAGGGGTTGCGCGTCTCAAAAAAGCCTATACACTCTTTTAA
- a CDS encoding AraC family transcriptional regulator produces the protein MQRHTTTQLHREKINDALYKIHLDIANPLHVKDVAAFVSTSMYHFNRLFYAHMGEHVHGYIKRVRLENAANALLFNPQMSVLEIAHASGFGSGASFTHAFKDYFGATPTKWREVDKESEGCSRPITPLLNAPKIVRLPSRKVAYVRHRGYDRSIQNPWLKLLEWAKEEGISPDAPMLGLHHSNPRFVPLAKCHYVACLEIKKTHFAKGEVGIMRMPSVLCAMFSFKGRYGEFLSQMDSVYYEWLPTSGFEKLPLPSFAIYHKNHFTSPDETYVLDFCIPVKHA, from the coding sequence ATGCAACGCCACACCACGACACAGCTGCACCGAGAGAAAATCAACGACGCGCTGTATAAAATACATCTTGACATCGCAAACCCTTTACATGTAAAGGATGTTGCCGCGTTTGTGTCTACCTCTATGTATCATTTTAATCGGCTTTTTTACGCGCATATGGGAGAGCATGTGCATGGTTATATCAAGCGCGTTCGCCTCGAAAACGCGGCCAATGCGTTGCTGTTTAATCCTCAGATGTCGGTACTTGAGATTGCTCATGCTTCAGGGTTTGGCTCGGGGGCTAGTTTCACCCATGCCTTTAAGGACTATTTTGGTGCAACACCTACAAAATGGCGCGAAGTGGATAAAGAGAGCGAGGGCTGTTCGCGCCCCATTACCCCCCTATTAAATGCGCCAAAAATTGTGCGTCTCCCCTCTAGAAAGGTAGCGTATGTGCGCCACCGTGGTTACGACCGAAGCATTCAAAATCCGTGGCTTAAACTTCTTGAGTGGGCTAAAGAGGAAGGCATCTCGCCTGACGCGCCTATGTTAGGGCTGCACCACAGCAATCCGCGGTTTGTTCCCTTGGCCAAATGCCACTATGTGGCCTGTTTGGAGATTAAAAAAACCCATTTTGCCAAAGGTGAGGTGGGGATTATGCGTATGCCAAGTGTGTTGTGTGCAATGTTTTCATTTAAGGGGAGGTATGGAGAATTCTTGAGTCAGATGGACAGCGTGTATTACGAATGGCTTCCCACGAGTGGTTTTGAAAAATTGCCATTACCCTCATTTGCTATTTATCATAAAAACCACTTTACGTCACCTGATGAAACCTATGTGCTTGATTTTTGCATTCCTGTAAAACACGCATAA
- a CDS encoding sensor domain-containing diguanylate cyclase: MRSTLSLAGALVLTLLTLFFATHRYILSNYYALEISQNERTISGLLQSIHAQTDFVKKIARDYAAWDDTFAFVETGSRDFINTNFRENTHTLEELEVCGMIFLNRNNQPVWQVFSSALHAPKVLMEKVLAREGVASGGFVFLDEEIYFYDGHPITKSDASGPSNGRLLVVGKLDIVALKNQNPELIALHTLSSFVSKQNPRHFTVAGREVAVVTQWKEERAENFIHIGGLDEGQGLFAIHGREMMLQGKRALQLFLLVVSSMTTVIFLLIFFRQKEAQKEKEILKQTVALRTQDLKRTTKELELTVEKLERIAYVDELTGVQTRRSFFETIRSLLKSAAKEKKNLCVALIDLDDFKLINDTYGHGAGDLVLKDFCDACRKFLDERMLFARIGGEEFVISFYGMSLKSAEAICVKIQDYVGENPVAIDARTHVAYTFSLGMADNGDAEDIDAILRQADERLYTAKSLGKNNIRSRS; encoded by the coding sequence TTGCGGTCAACACTATCTCTTGCGGGCGCACTCGTATTGACGCTGCTTACTCTTTTTTTTGCCACGCACCGTTATATTTTGTCAAACTACTACGCGCTTGAAATTTCACAAAATGAACGCACGATTAGCGGCTTGTTGCAAAGCATCCATGCCCAAACTGATTTTGTAAAAAAAATAGCCAGAGATTATGCTGCATGGGATGATACTTTTGCTTTTGTAGAAACAGGCTCCCGTGACTTTATAAATACTAATTTTAGAGAAAACACCCACACGCTAGAGGAGCTTGAGGTTTGTGGGATGATTTTTCTTAATAGAAACAATCAACCCGTTTGGCAAGTTTTCTCTTCCGCTCTCCACGCCCCCAAGGTGCTGATGGAAAAAGTGCTTGCGCGTGAAGGCGTGGCGTCTGGGGGATTTGTGTTTTTGGATGAAGAGATTTATTTTTATGATGGTCATCCGATTACCAAATCAGATGCCAGTGGGCCTTCAAATGGGCGATTGCTGGTTGTTGGAAAATTGGACATCGTGGCACTTAAAAACCAAAACCCTGAGCTGATTGCGCTTCATACACTCTCTTCCTTTGTATCCAAGCAAAACCCACGGCATTTTACCGTAGCGGGCAGAGAGGTTGCTGTTGTGACCCAGTGGAAAGAGGAGAGGGCGGAGAATTTTATTCATATTGGCGGGCTTGATGAGGGGCAGGGGCTTTTCGCAATCCACGGCCGTGAAATGATGCTGCAAGGCAAGCGGGCTTTGCAGTTGTTTTTGCTAGTAGTAAGTAGCATGACAACGGTGATTTTTTTGCTTATTTTCTTTCGGCAAAAAGAAGCTCAAAAAGAGAAAGAGATTCTCAAGCAAACCGTTGCGTTGCGTACACAAGATTTAAAGCGCACTACTAAAGAACTTGAGTTGACGGTTGAAAAACTTGAGCGCATTGCTTATGTGGACGAACTTACGGGGGTTCAAACAAGACGGAGTTTTTTTGAGACGATTCGCTCCTTGCTAAAAAGTGCCGCCAAAGAGAAAAAGAACCTCTGTGTGGCGTTGATTGATTTGGATGATTTTAAACTCATTAATGACACGTATGGGCATGGGGCTGGGGATTTGGTTTTGAAAGATTTTTGCGATGCTTGCCGAAAGTTCCTAGATGAGCGTATGCTTTTTGCACGGATTGGGGGCGAAGAGTTTGTGATTAGTTTTTACGGCATGTCACTTAAAAGTGCCGAGGCCATCTGTGTAAAAATTCAGGATTATGTGGGTGAAAATCCTGTGGCTATCGATGCTCGTACCCACGTTGCGTATACCTTTAGTCTAGGGATGGCAGACAACGGGGATGCTGAAGATATCGATGCCATACTGCGTCAGGCAGATGAGCGGTTGTATACGGCAAAATCCCTAGGAAAAAATAACATTCGGAGTCGAAGCTAG
- a CDS encoding acyl-CoA thioesterase, whose protein sequence is MLPFEKHKLTMSVLMTPDKANFSGKVHGGDILKYLDQVAYACASRYCGGYVVTMSVDQVVFRHSVHVGDLVTFLASVNYTGKTSMEVGIKVVSENIQKGTVMDTNSCFFTMVAVDPEGKPVPVPPFEPKTDLEKRRFHDGQKRRELRLHGYSNL, encoded by the coding sequence ATGTTACCCTTTGAAAAACACAAGCTCACCATGTCCGTGCTTATGACGCCCGATAAAGCCAATTTTTCAGGCAAAGTACACGGGGGTGACATCTTAAAATACCTCGACCAAGTGGCTTATGCGTGCGCATCACGCTATTGTGGGGGCTATGTAGTCACCATGAGCGTCGACCAGGTAGTCTTTCGCCATTCGGTACATGTGGGTGATCTTGTAACGTTTTTAGCCAGTGTTAACTATACGGGCAAAACATCCATGGAGGTGGGCATTAAGGTGGTTTCTGAAAACATTCAGAAAGGAACTGTTATGGACACCAACAGTTGTTTTTTTACAATGGTGGCCGTAGACCCAGAGGGAAAGCCTGTGCCGGTTCCGCCCTTTGAACCAAAAACAGATCTCGAAAAACGCCGTTTTCACGACGGTCAAAAACGCCGAGAATTGCGTCTGCATGGCTACAGTAACCTCTAG
- a CDS encoding AMP-binding protein, whose translation MSINCIRTLLETAARTNPEAIALIEKERRITYGELFEKVNQVATYLDSLGLKKGARVGIYSHKSLEQCIAIYALLSSPYILVPISRLLKPEQVEHIIQDCAISCVLTDAKKLPALQESSFEGTIITYEACDKALVSFEEIYKCCAKSFTCTILGHANAAITYSFGASALPNGIVLTHRNLIDSARVVSHYLDIRSHDVISGILPFIFDYGLNQLFCALYKHATLALHRLVLPSDFFNHLIQDKVTILPLMPIHISLMVDEEPGHRLPHPELLRHVRTVTSSGGKITPKMLQHIATLYPHAKFYSMHGLTEAFRSTYLDPSQLAIRPNSIGKPIPDVEVYVLNEEGNACKPREVGELIHRGGYIYKGFWNAPDATAQRFKSVQILKNVVDLEGQLTDEIVVASGDYVYSDEEGFLYFVDRKDDMIKSCGFRVSPYEIETVVYHHVPSVKECAVFSIPDEATEEAIVLCYSALSEIPKNELLFELKKHLPNHMLPTRILYKLRLPLTSPSQGEIDKEALKKEVVAVE comes from the coding sequence ATGTCGATTAACTGCATCCGAACCCTGCTTGAAACCGCGGCACGCACCAATCCTGAAGCTATTGCCCTCATTGAAAAAGAGCGGCGCATCACCTACGGCGAACTCTTTGAAAAAGTCAACCAAGTGGCCACCTACCTTGACAGCCTTGGCCTTAAAAAAGGAGCACGGGTGGGCATTTACTCCCACAAATCCCTAGAGCAATGCATCGCCATCTACGCCCTGCTCTCTTCCCCGTACATCCTTGTGCCCATCTCCAGACTCCTCAAACCCGAACAAGTGGAGCACATCATTCAAGATTGCGCCATTAGCTGCGTGTTAACCGACGCCAAAAAGCTTCCCGCCTTGCAAGAGAGCAGTTTTGAAGGCACCATCATCACCTACGAAGCGTGCGATAAGGCGTTGGTTTCTTTTGAAGAGATCTACAAATGTTGTGCCAAAAGCTTTACATGTACCATCCTTGGCCATGCCAACGCCGCCATCACCTACAGCTTTGGCGCCTCCGCCTTACCCAATGGCATCGTCCTCACCCACCGCAACCTCATCGACTCGGCGCGGGTAGTTTCCCACTACCTTGACATCCGCTCCCATGACGTTATCTCAGGTATTTTGCCTTTCATTTTTGACTACGGCCTCAACCAACTTTTTTGCGCTCTTTACAAACACGCCACCCTCGCCTTACACCGCCTTGTGCTGCCCTCAGACTTTTTTAATCACCTCATCCAAGACAAGGTGACCATCCTGCCCCTCATGCCTATTCACATTTCGTTGATGGTCGATGAAGAACCCGGCCACCGCTTGCCCCATCCTGAGCTTTTGCGCCATGTGCGCACCGTCACTTCCTCAGGAGGGAAAATCACGCCCAAGATGCTCCAACACATTGCCACGCTGTACCCCCATGCCAAGTTTTACTCTATGCATGGCCTCACTGAAGCCTTTCGTTCTACCTACCTTGACCCGTCTCAGCTTGCCATTCGTCCAAACTCCATCGGCAAGCCCATTCCGGATGTGGAAGTGTACGTGCTAAACGAAGAGGGCAATGCGTGCAAACCCCGCGAAGTGGGCGAACTGATTCACCGTGGCGGGTACATCTACAAAGGCTTTTGGAATGCGCCCGATGCTACAGCCCAACGCTTTAAAAGCGTGCAAATACTCAAAAATGTGGTTGACCTTGAGGGGCAACTTACCGATGAGATTGTCGTAGCCAGTGGTGATTATGTCTATAGCGATGAAGAGGGATTTTTGTACTTTGTGGACCGCAAAGACGACATGATAAAATCCTGCGGTTTTCGCGTTAGTCCTTACGAAATCGAAACGGTAGTGTACCACCATGTGCCCTCCGTGAAAGAGTGCGCGGTCTTTTCCATCCCCGATGAAGCGACCGAAGAAGCCATTGTCTTGTGCTATAGCGCTCTGAGTGAGATTCCAAAAAACGAGTTACTCTTTGAGCTCAAAAAACACTTGCCCAACCACATGCTTCCCACGCGCATTCTTTACAAACTGCGCTTGCCTCTGACGAGTCCTAGCCAAGGGGAAATCGACAAAGAAGCCCTCAAAAAAGAGGTGGTGGCCGTTGAATAG